In the Podospora bellae-mahoneyi strain CBS 112042 chromosome 4, whole genome shotgun sequence genome, one interval contains:
- the MEU1 gene encoding S-methyl-5-thioadenosine phosphorylase (BUSCO:EOG09263KB4; COG:F; EggNog:ENOG503NV1I) yields the protein MTVSALPTTFDRPVHIAVIGGTGLSQIPGFVPIASVTPTTPWGAPSSPILIIEHSGVPIAFLARHGAHHQIAPHEVPARANIAALRSLGVRSIIAFSAVGSLQEHIKPMDFVVPDQIIDRTKGIRPFTFFEGGVVGHVGFADPFDAKLSAIVQKCAAAMKGDGVVLHKEGTVVCMEGPQFSTRAESNMYRSWGGSVINMSALPEAKLAREAELAYQMICMATDYDCWRNTEGEDVDVAMVMKYMAANSENAKHLVGAVLDELCKQENSALVLAKHWEGSAQGAVKFMTKPEGRDSEAMKRVEFLFPGFWEN from the exons ATGACCGTCTcagccctccccaccacctttGACC gGCCCGTCCACATCGCCGTTATCGGCGGAACCGGCCTCTCCCAAATCCCAGGCTTCGTCCCCATCGCCTCCGTAACCCCCACTACCCCCTGGggcgccccctcctcccccatcctcatcatcgagCACTCGGGCGTCCCcatcgccttcctcgcccgcCACGgcgcccaccaccaaatcGCCCCCCACGAGGTCCCCGCCCGTGCCAACATCGCCGCCCTCCGCTCCCTCGGCGTCCGCTCCATCATCGCCTTCTCCGCCGTCGGCTCCCTCCAAGAGCACATCAAGCCCATGGATTTTGTCGTCCCCGACCAAATCATCGACCGCACCAAGGGCATCCGTCCCTTTACCTTTTTCGAAGGCGGCGTAGTCGGCCACGTCGGCTTCGCCGACCCCTTCGACGCGAAGCTCTCGGCCATCGTCCAGAAGTGCGCCGCGGCCATGAAGGGCGACGGGGTGGTTCTCCACAAGGAGGGGACGGTCGTCTGCATGGAGGGCCCCCAGTTCAGCACCAGGGCCGAGAGCAACATGTACCGCTCCTGGGGCGGTTCCGTCATCAACATGAGCGCGCTTCCCGAGGCCAAGCTCGCGAGGGAGGCCGAGCTGGCCTATCAGATGATCTGCATGGCTACTGATTACGACTGCTGGAGGAACaccgagggggaggatgtggatgtggCCATGGTGATGAAGTATATGGCTGCCAACAGCGAGAACGCCAAGCATCTTGTTGGTGCGGTGCTGGATGAGCTGTGCAAGCAGGAGAATAGCGCTTTGGTGCTGGCGAAGCACTGGGAGGGGAGCGCGCAGGGGGCGGTCAAGTTCATGACCAAGCCTGAGGGGAGGGATTCCGAGGCGATGAAGAGGGTCGAATTTTTGTTTCCGGGTTTTTGGGAGAATTAA
- a CDS encoding hypothetical protein (EggNog:ENOG503PGYB; COG:S): MTGAEAANIAANSPPPPPPPLELEPLPRNSNGRRPLSIEEVCFTSAMTCFEGLLKLDPAIGTRTMFYVTKFISRTLEKTHALKDVRENLSKSVEVWIWLTRDFAAAIPSLTTRSIGPLASLNDPDKGVTAQESTTLITKNYQSLRDDLQLLIKLMHIARNLLVVPEPEIPQDLCAAAQFDQMLYQTIILCVNVTSKAYDGDILEEGARLKLSEITELYKKLLVTCLQQAHNWIAKNDRNKMSFWSTVLFDEDAMEDSSLYGEGEFRPDVAKTEVQNWYERNSEFCPKARQLLVEYEETVARHGIPPGHLPCISPLAWNWLPEGSVRARADKASENTKITPQWVEDEPDKFTQDQRYGRVSREVDVWWLKIRDPNYESWVVPMPTVEFAQQRTENCKANLVNRYAHAYRTEEHEVEDSVHSAEGNPPPEGSGEQDAKEGGHYAHDYNDDMIEEEDIDDDESYGEGPMSGLLTEVPNILDPKQIEALHMIVKSCILDNAGLALSNAGENLQKTRCRMFLALECGRSLLREILVFIAVWEKSEQSLIFQLTTQIVEAIHHSALIPYAWQSLRIPKDIISPAQTVLLRLVNNMFRARNADPPKAESKEHLRDVKLLHFLFIQFRSRIVPECAALMHLQAQIRNELCDPSDFPVDSWDMERAKDGLTQFLELLSTVNELQETRHYLIEWEAAYELIVLLKGLEAGVEKATMVQPVPARSAQRQQHDTPDHDDHGYDSEDHPLAPPPPLQEPAHKFPWAGIKGQILHILAGLLQPPNGRNGPGNPEVQDQILRHNGLVPLLNCCVYDDHNRFARERVQICLKWLMDGSNAANKFLRDLVAMNPQPSPQQLAQQAAQQGLRVDGLPSDVRVRTRGAQDEAAPPPRPNLSAVHAPSSRSLPPLVATNAGPGISGGPPPPPPPGHVPVTAVLEVEVDENGEIDRDTLKEHILPPIRGGGGQQGERNRSEELLRNIMTLADEQAAAAAVAAGAGVGVVEGGVTGGNNNTHPRNRSEELLRDIISLADEAARLAMNSRPGGDGEGDETEEEEEVVEEEEFM; encoded by the exons aTGACAGGAGCCGAGGCCGCAAACATAGCGGcaaactcaccaccaccaccaccaccacctctcgaGCTCGAACCATTACCTAGAAACAGTAATGGACGCCGGCCACTCAGCATCGAGGAGGTGTGCTTCACCTCGGCCATGACCTGCTTCGAGGGGTTGCTAAAGTTGGACCCCGCCATTGGTACAAGAACCATGTTCTATGTCACCAAGTTCATTTCACGGACTCTGGAAAAAACACATGCCCTCAAGGATGTCAGGGAAAATCTGTCAAAAAGCGTCGAGGTCTGGATATGGTTAACCAGAGACTTTGCCGCTGCCATCCCCAGTTTAACAACCCGTTCCATCGGACCTCTGGCCAGCTTGAATGATCCAGACAAGGGCGTCACGGCTCAGGAAAGCACAACTTTGATCACCAAAAATTATCAATCTTTGAGGGACGATCTTCAGCTGTTGATCAAGTTGATGCACATTGCTAGAAACCTCCTGGTTGTGCCCGAGCCTGAGATCCCCCAAGATTTATGTGCTGCGGCCCAGTTCGACCAGATGCTCTACCAAACCATCATTCTTTGTGTTAATGTCACAAGTAAGGCTTACGACGGCGATATTCTGGAAGAGGGTGCCAGGCTGAAGTTGAGCGAGATCACCGAGCTGT ATAAGAAACTGCTGGTTACGTGTCTTCAACAAGCCCACAACTGGATTGCCAAAAATGACAGAAACAAAATGTCGTTCTGGTCGACTGTTCTTTTCGATGAGGACGCCATGGAAGATAGCAGCCTGtatggagagggagagttCCGGCCTGATGTCGCCAAAACGGAGGTGCAAAACTGGTATGAGCGCAATTCCGAGTTTTGCCCCAAAGCTCGCCAACTCCTCGTTGAATACGAGGAGACGGTAGCACGTCATGGCATCCCTCCAGGACATTTACCATGCATCTCACCACTGGCCTGGAACTGGCTGCCCGAAGGCTCGGTGAGGGCCCGTGCGGACAAGGCATCAGAGAACACCAAGATCACGCCGCAATGGGTAGAGGACGAGCCCGACAAGTTCACCCAAGACCAGCGTTATGGACGCGTGTCACGAGAGGTGGATGTCTGGTGGCTCAAGATCCGCGATCCCAACTACGAAAGCTGGGTGGTTCCGATGCCAACGGTCGAGTTTGCCCAGCAGAGAACAGAAAACTGCAAGGCCAATCTCGTCAACCGGTACGCGCATGCCTACAGGACAGAAGAGCACGAGGTTGAGGACTCGGTGCACTCTGCTGAAGGAAACCCACCACCTGAGGGATCGGGAGAGCAAGATGCCAAGGAGGGTGGCCATTACGCTCATGACTATAATGACGACATGATCGAAGAGGAAGAcattgacgatgacgagTCTTACGGGGAAGGTCCCATGAGTGGCCTCCTCACCGAGGTGCCCAACATTTTGGATCCCAAGCAGATCGAAGCCCTCCACATGATTGTCAAGTCGTGTATTCTCGACAATGCCGGTCTTGCACTTAGTAACGCGGGGGAAAATCTGCAAAAGACCAGGTGCAGAATGTTTCTTGCGCTGGAATGCGGACGGAGTTTGCTTCGGGAAATACTCGTCTTCATTGCCGTGTGGGAGAAGTCGGAGCAATCACTCATTTTCCAGCTCACGACGCAGATTGTGGAAGCGATTCACCATAGTGCCCTGATCCCCTACGCCTGGCAGTCGTTGAGAATACCAAAGGATATAATCTCACCCGCTCAGACAGTCTTGCTGCGGCTGGTCAACAACATGTTCCGGGCTCGGAATGCCGATCCACCAAAGGCAGAGTCGAAGGAGCATCTTCGAGATGTCAAGCTTTTGCATTTCCTGTTTATTCAGTTCCGTAGTCGGATTGTACCCGAGTGCGCTGCCTTGATGCATCTTCAGGCGCAGATCAGGAACGAGTTGTGTGATCCGTCGGATTTCCCCGTCGACAGCTGGGATATGGAGCGTGCAAAGGATGGGCTGACGCAATTTTTGGAACTCTTGTCAACGGTCAATGAGCTGCAGGAGACGAGGCATTATCTTATCGAGTGGGAGGCGGCTTACGAGCTGATCGTGTTGCTCAAGGGGCTTGAGGCTGGTGTAGAAAAGGCAACCATGGTTCAGCCAGTGCCTGCCCGTTCTGCCCAACGCCAGCAGCATGATACCCCCGACCATGACGATCACGGTTACGACTCGGAGGACCACCCTctcgctccccctcccccacttCAGGAGCCAGCACACAAGTTCCCCTGGGCTGGCATAAAAGGCCAGATCCTCCATATTCTGGCCGGTCTGCTCCAACCACCCAACGGGCGAAACGGTCCCGGCAACCCGGAGGTCCAAGACCAAATCCTCCGCCACAACGGTCTCGTCCCCCTACTCAACTGCTGCGTCTACGACGACCACAACCGGTTCGCGAGAGAGCGGGTTCAGATCTGTCTCAAGTGGTTGATGGACGGCTCCAACGCGGCTAACAAATTCCTGAGGGATCTGGTGGCCATGAACCCCCAGCCTAGCCCACAACAACTCGCGCAACAGGCGGCTCAACAGGGTCTTAGGGTAGACGGTCTGCCATCAGATGTTAGAGTTCGCACCCGGGGGGCGCAAGATGAagccgctcctcctccgagaCCTAACCTGAGCGCTGTTCACGCCCCCTCAAGCAGGTCCCTGCCTCCCCTGGTAGCGACGAATGCTGGGCCGGGAATTTCAGGgggccctcctcctccgccgccaccggGACATGTACCTGTCAcggcggtgttggaggtggaggtggatgagaatGGGGAGATTGATAGGGATACGCTGAAGGAACATATACTGCCTCCGAtcagggggggtggtggtcaacaAGGGGAGAGGAATAGGTCAGaggagttgttgaggaaTATTATGACTTTGGCGGATGagcaggctgctgctgctgctgttgcggcaggggcgggggtgggggtggtggaaggtggAGTGACGGGGGGAAATAATAATACTCATCCGAGGAATCGGTCGGAGGAGTTGTTGAGGGATATTATCAGTTTGGCGGATgaggcggcgaggttggcgatgaATAGTCGGcctgggggggatggggagggggatgagacggaggaggaggaggaggtggtggaggaggaggagtttatGTGA
- a CDS encoding hypothetical protein (EggNog:ENOG503NUP6; COG:J), translating to MPVCHWNPALIPICLVEPGKHHESATYLPRGTLVPLFRRQFQFTYTVSQQQQCNMDEAAPPSKKAAKKAEAKARKEALKVQRADARQAPSSAVELDDPAKGFYGQAPTTPIIFSSSAEDISLRNFSNRNVEGKTIILRAWLQTSRTQSAKMAFVKLREEGNWTIQGVVTATSEPPEQEPPIVSRPMVRWIAGINPESFVVVEAEVQRPIEPVKRCRVSNFELRITRCYLLAPAPAILGMTLAAANRPVVDFNDEAIGAKAGVREEEETDKEGPPAATPVQQAIAGIRMEMKHQFRSYLKARVFKEFEPPSLIGATSEGGSSVFRMRYFAQEAFLAQSPQFYKQFEIAGGRKRVFSIAPVFRAGNSNTSRHMTEFTGLDLEMEIRNDYSDVLYLLEGVLLYIFRQVHRIFKDEIELVRSVYRSSEILLPEPGQEAQQLLREEGPAEFRHVRDDDDMSTPQEKALGALVRQKFNTDFYVVDKFPETARPFYAKLDDTAAAGSAEGAVKVTNAFDMFLRGQEILSGGQRTNHPDELEARIRAKGIDPASPDIDGYVQVFRQVGVPPHGGGGIGLDRIVAWYLGLPSVHLAAYYPRTPRRLLP from the exons ATGCCCGTCTGTCACTGGAATCCAGCGCTTATCCCTATCTGTCTGGTCGAGCCAGGTAAGCACCATGAATCTGCTACATATCTACCCCGCGGCACCTTGGTACCTTTGTTCAGACGACAGTTCCAATTCACCTACACAGtcagccagcaacaacaatgcAACATGGACGAAGCTGCGCCTCCATCCAAAAAGGCGGCGAAAAAGGCCGAAGCCAAGGCCAGAAAGGAGGCATTGAAAGTACAGCGCGCCGATGCACGCCAGGCACCTTCCTCTGCTGTCGAACTTGATGACCCTGCCAAGGGCTTTTATGGACAAGCTCCTACCACGCCCATCATCTTTTCGTCCAGTGCCGAAGACATCAGTCTTCGGAACTTTAGCAATAGAAATGTAGAAGGCAAAACTATCATTCTCAGAGCATGGCTCCAAACCTCCCGGACTCAGAGTGCGAAGATGGCCTTTGTTAAACTACGGGAAGAAGGCAACTG GACGATTCAGGGTGTCGTGACGGCCACATCGGAGCCCCCCGAGCAGGAGCCACCCATCGTCAGCCGACCGATGGTGAGGTGGATCGCTGGAATCAATCCTGAGAGCttcgtggtggttgaggccGAGGTACAGCGACCGATCGAGCCTGTCAAGCGCTGCCGGGTGTCGAACTTTGAGCTTCGGATCACTAGATGCTATTTGCtggcaccagcaccggctATTCTGGGCATGACACTGGCCGCCGCCAACCGACCAGTTGTTGACTTCAATGATGAAGCTATCGGGGCAAAAGCTGGTGtcagagaggaagaagagaccGATAAGGAGGGGCCCCCAGCCGCAA CCCCGGTTCAACAGGCCATTGCG GGCATCCGCATGGAAATGAAACATCAGTTTCGGTCATACCTCAAGGCTCGGGTTTTCAAGGAATTCGAACCACCCTCTCTGATTGGCGCAACATCTGAAGGTGGCAGCAGTGTTTTCCGTATGCGGTATTTTGCCCAGGAGGCCTTCCTTGCTCAGTCGCCGCAGTTCTACAAACAATTCGAGATTGCTGGGGGTAGAAAACGCGTGTTCAGCATCGCACCAGTTTTCCGCGCCGGGAATTCCAACACTTCCCGTCACATGACTGAATTTACGGGCCTCGATCTCGAAATGGAAATTCGTAACGACTACAGCGATGTTCTCTATCTTTTGGAAGGGGTTCTTCTTTATATATTCCGCCAAGTCCACCGGATTTTCAAGGACGAGATTGAACTCGTCCGCTCCGTCTACCGGTCTAGCGAGATACTTTTGCCCGAACCTGGCCAGGAG GCTCAACAACTTCTTCGCGAGGAAGGGCCGGCGGAGTTCCGTCATGTGCGCGATGACGACGATATGAGTACACCACAGGAGAAGGCACTCGGCGCCTTGGTGAGGCAGAAGTTCAATACGGACTTTTACGTCGTCGACAAGTTTCCCGAAACTGCCAGGCCGTTCTACGCAAAGCTGGACGACACGGCAGCGGCAGGCTCAGCTGAAGGTGCTGTCAAGGTCACGAATGCGTTCGACATGTTTCTGCGAGGACAGGAGATCCTCTCTGGTGGGCAGCGCACCAACCATCCGGACGAGCTGGAGGCCCGCATCAGGGCTAAAGGTATTGATCCCGCGAGTCCTGATATCGATGGTTATGTTCAGGTGTTCCGCCAGGTTGGTGTGCCGCCccatggcggtggcggtaTTGGCCTTGACCGCATCGTTGCGTGGTACCTGGGCCTTCCGAGCGTTCACCTCGCGGCTTACTATCCGAGGACTCCGCGAAGACTGTTGCCATGA
- a CDS encoding hypothetical protein (EggNog:ENOG503NW76; COG:S) — protein sequence MATFHEQVKGWHEGERAIHTLLKVPTSSRENPTNVGLSWSHGDRVSASPLVAIGTVDEQGRPWTSIWGGERNFAQQISHDRLAMASLVDKCHDPVVKSLGLDRLADGEVGQTSGDKAISALSIDLESRDRVKLAGKVVVGALVGRPNDEAVSQVQLAFQVEESLGNCPKYLNKKVIWAHLPSPQLVSSSLPLPEEAISLLAKADLFFLSSTNGQTMDTNHRGGPPGFMRVISNTDPSPGGDNCAVLIYPEYSGNRLYQTLGNLHTNPRIGLAIPDFDTSDVLYLTGTTELLVGDTAAAYLPHTKLAVKITVRSAIFVKDGLPFRGTPGEFSPYNPPLRKLTTEAPAPLSASKPTATATLVGKTSLSPTVSRFTFSLAFNNPKEKRLWNPGQHITLDFGGELDNGWAHMKNSDPQSLNDDYVRTFTISNSPPSNAEQEIKFEITARIHGPVTGFLWGYHISPRAARLEIPVLGFGGEENFRLIGTGKEKQKVFVAGGVGITPFLGQVHEIAATDHEVKLIWSLRADDLPFARDVLGRNEGIKQVKVRLFLTGGCGESGKVEIAKIKGLEGVKVEMRRLTKKDVQGDWFDKERKKYFLCAGVGMMKVLRGWLEGEEVVSESFEY from the coding sequence ATGGCGACGTTCCACGAACAAGTCAAGGGTTGGCATGAAGGCGAGCGAGCAATCCATACGCTGCTCAAGGTGCCTACCTCGAGCAGAGAGAATCCTACCAATGTTGGCCTTTCCTGGTCTCATGGCGACCGAGTCAGCGCTTCACCCCTTGTTGCCATTGGGACAGTAGATGAGCAAGGTCGTCCGTGGACTTCCATCTGGGGTGGTGAGCGCAACTTTGCACAACAGATCAGCCATGACAGGCTTGCTATGGCAAGTCTTGTCGACAAATGCCACGACCCCGTCGTCAAATCGCTCGGCTTAGATCGTCTTGCGGATGGTGAAGTGGGCCAGACATCTGGAGACAAAGCTATCAGTGCTTTGAGTATTGATCTGGAGTCTCGAGATCGGGTCAAGTTGGCTgggaaggtggttgttggggcaCTTGTAGGAAGGCCGAATGACGAGGCTGTCTCCCAAGTGCAGCTTGCTTTCCAAGTCGAAGAGAGCCTTGGAAATTGCCCTAAATATCTCAACAAAAAGGTCATCTGGGCTcatcttccctccccacagctagtctcatcatcactcccgTTACCTGAGGAGGCTATTTCGTTGCTTGCCAAAGCAGATCTATTCTTTCTGTCTTCCACCAACGGCCAAACGATGGACACAAACCACCGAGGCGGTCCACCTGGCTTCATGAGAgtcatcagcaacaccgaTCCATCACCGGGAGGTGACAATTGTGCAGTGCTCATCTACCCCGAATACTCCGGCAACCGCCTCTATCAAACCCTCGGAAACctccacaccaacccccgGATCGGTCTCGCCATCCCCGATTTCGACACATCGGATGTCCTGTACCTAACAGGCACAACGGAACTTCTCGTCGGTGACACAGCAGCCGCCTACCTACCACACACAAAACTCGCAGTCAAAATCACAGTCCGCTCTGCCATTTTCGTCAAGGATGGCCTCCCTTTCCGAGGAACACCCGGTGAATTTAGCCCATATAACCCACCTCTTCGTAAACTCACCACCGAGGCCCCTGCTCCTCTGTCGGCCTCCAAACCAACCGCCACAGCTACTCTTGTTGGCAAAACGTCATTGTCACCTACCGTATCCCGCTTTACATTCTCTCTTGCCTTCAACAACCCTAAGGAAAAGAGGCTGTGGAACCCAGGGCAGCACATCACCCTCGACTTTGGCGGCGAGCTGGACAATGGCTGGGCGCATATGAAGAATTCTGATCCGCAGTCACTCAACGATGATTATGTCCGGACCTTCACCATTTCTAACAGCCCTCCGTCCAACGCGGAACAGGAGATCAAGTTCGAAATCACGGCAAGAATACATGGACCTGTCACGGGTTTTCTGTGGGGGTATCACATCTCCCCTCGTGCAGCACGTTTAGAAATCCCGGTGctggggtttggtggtgaggagaaCTTCAGGCTGATAGGCACGGGAAAAGAGAAGCAGAAGGTGTTTGTAGCTGGCGGGGTAGGGATCACGCCTTTCTTGGGGCAGGTTCATGAGATCGCTGCCACTGATCACGAGGTGAAATTGATATGGAGTTTGAGGGCCGACGACCTGCCATTTGCGAGGGACGTCCTGGGCAGGAACGAGGGTATCAAGCAAGTGAAGGTGAGACTTTTTCTCACTGGGGGCTGCGGTGAATCTGGGAAGGTGGAGATAGCGAAAatcaaggggttggagggggtgaaggttgaGATGAGGAGGCTGACCAAGAAAGATGTTCAGGGGGACTGGTTTGATAAGGAGAGGAAAAAGTATTTCTTGTGTGCTggggtggggatgatgaaggttttgagggggtggttggagggggaggaggttgttaGTGAGAGTTTTGAGTATTGA
- the NMA1 gene encoding Nicotinamide/nicotinic acid mononucleotide adenylyltransferase 1 (COG:H; EggNog:ENOG503NU32), with protein MPPDRLLYNSSLLRPPTVKKFRFLRRSANSPGILYKTHRPDSEHNLNLDRSLPRQQFRGYGSAFLCRQEISSAPHSSTTGRASAICHLPGLPPNPSPRTLSAAGMDPAIIAARDNVIRAEVAEREAECILMAARENLLEAREHALRLELEASAANQAQTMFNTLTSHNTTASGTATPVAVSGVPTEAYTFPVDKLRRRQTRPGKTPLILVACGSFSPITFLHMRMFEMASDFVRFNTDFEVCAGYLSPVSDAYKKAGLAPGRHRVEMCSRAIESSPWLMVDPFETVNCNEKGEPEYVPTAKVLRHFDHEINTVLGGIEGTDGKMHKAKIALLAGADLVMSMGEPGLWSPIDLGVILGQYGAFIVERSGTDIELALSTLKQYENNIWVIGQVIQNDISSTKVRLFLKKDLSVRYLIPDPVVEYINEHHLYQEGPPKEKQEKINGSKDPGPESSNGKLIKG; from the exons ATGCCCCCCGATCGACTCCTCTACAACTCCTCTCTTTTGCGCCCGCCCACTGTCAAAAAGTTCCGATTCCTGCGCCGATCTGCGAATTCCCCAGGAATCCTGTATAAAACACACCGGCCCGATTCCGAACACAATCTGAATCTCGATCGCTCCCTTCCCCGCCAACAATTCCGAGGTTACGGTTCGGCTTTCCTCTGCCGACAAGAGATCTCGAGTGCCCCGCAttcatccaccaccggcagAGCCTCTGCCATCTGCCATCTGCCTGGCCTccctccaaacccttcccCGAGAACACTTTCCGCTGCCGGCATGGAtcccgccatcatcgccgcccgCGACAATGTCATTCGCGCAGAGGTTGCAGAGCGCGAGGCCGAATGTATCCTCATGGCCGCCCGCGAGAACCTCCTCGAGGCCCGCGAACATGCTCTCCGACTCGAGCTCGAAGCGTCTGCCGCCAACCAGGCGCAAACCATGTTCAACACCTTGACTTcgcacaacaccaccgcttcAGGCACGGCGACGCCCGTGGCCGTCTCGGGCGTCCCGACAGAGGCCTACACATTCCCAGTCGACAAGCTAAGGCGCCGACAAACCCGACCAGGCAAGACGCCATTGATCTTGGTGGCCTGCGGGTCGTTTTCTC CCATCACCTTTCTCCACATGCGCATGTTCGAGATGGCCTCGGACTTTGTACGCTTCAACACAGACTTTGAAGTTTGCGCCGGATACCTGTCGCCCGTCAGTGACGCATACAAGAAGGCGGGTCTTGCGCCGGGCCGTCACCGAGTCGAGATGTGCTCGCGCGCGATTGAAAGTTCGCCGTGGCTGATGGTCGACCCTTTTGAGACGGTGAACTGCAACGAAAAGGGCGAACCGGAATATGTGCCTACTGCCAAAGTGCTGCGACACTTTGACCACGAGATCAACACGGTGCTGGGCGGCATCGAGGGCACCGACGGGAAGATGCacaaggccaagattgcGCTTCTGGCCGGAGCCGATCTGGTCATGTCCATGGGCGAGCCTGGTCTCTGGTCGCCAATCGACTTGGGCGTGATTCTCGGGCAGTATGGTGCCTTCATTGTGGAGCGCTCCGGGACGGATATCGAGTTGGCACTTTCGACCCTTAAGCAGTACGAGAATAACATCTGGGTTATTGGTCAAGTGATCCAGAACGATATCAG TTCGACCAAAGTCCGTCTATTCTTGAAGAAGGACCTCAGCGTGCGGTATCTAATTCCAGATCCGGTTGTAGAG TACATCAATGAGCACCACTTGTACCAAGAAGGGCCGCCaaaggagaagcaggagaagatcaaTGGGTCAAAGGACCCAGGGCCCGAATCCTCCAatggcaagctcatcaagggCTAA
- a CDS encoding hypothetical protein (EggNog:ENOG503P5V3), with protein sequence MASALPVLSIYALTEIPSTEARIGTTAGFIITFAVLMGILGSAKRSERSLQQRLRLQQSRSSSSGAL encoded by the exons ATGGCTTCCGCTCTCCCGGTGCTATCTATCTATGCACTGACTGAGATTCCGTCTACCGAGGCACGTATCGGCACCACTGCtggcttcatcatcacctttgCTGTGTTGATGGGGATCCTCGGCTCCGCCAAAAGGTCTGAGAGATCATTGCAGCAACGGCTAC GTTTACAGCAATCGCGGTCGTCTTCATCGGGAGCGCTCTAA